One part of the Arabidopsis thaliana chromosome 1 sequence genome encodes these proteins:
- the OCT5 gene encoding organic cation/carnitine transporter5 (organic cation/carnitine transporter5 (5-Oct); FUNCTIONS IN: carbohydrate transmembrane transporter activity, sugar:hydrogen symporter activity; INVOLVED IN: transport, transmembrane transport; LOCATED IN: integral to membrane, membrane; EXPRESSED IN: 19 plant structures; EXPRESSED DURING: 13 growth stages; CONTAINS InterPro DOMAIN/s: Major facilitator superfamily (InterPro:IPR020846), General substrate transporter (InterPro:IPR005828), Major facilitator superfamily, general substrate transporter (InterPro:IPR016196); BEST Arabidopsis thaliana protein match is: organic cation/carnitine transporter 6 (TAIR:AT1G16370.1); Has 11548 Blast hits to 11506 proteins in 1434 species: Archae - 261; Bacteria - 5062; Metazoa - 3508; Fungi - 1334; Plants - 912; Viruses - 0; Other Eukaryotes - 471 (source: NCBI BLink).) — MADSLAPLLPTHIEEDEDTSSPLTFDKILEKSLSDFGFSQFLQIVLVGLALTFDSQQIFITVFTDAYPTWHCLDHTICNPATTDICKIPRSAWDWDGGFKGKSVISEFDLECSSSFLRSLPSSTFYVGSIVGGVVLAMIPDGSLGRKQLLFFSSFAMSLTGISIFLSSNIWIYSFLKFVIGFARSQTGTYALVLISERISTKWRPRATMVPFTLFVLGFMSLSGIAYLVRHASWKVLYLCTSIPAGIHSIFIYFFALESPRWLHLEGKNKEAIEVLKRISPANRGYLESVSSRLRPKETLEQTSSYSIKDLFIIKWAFRRVTLVMIIMFGLGMSYYGVPLAVRDIKVNIYMSEALNAMVELPTFVVTPILLEQFSRRSSVLVNCLIGGASGVLCFVMSLYGRTKIAFALELGSFFCARIGFNLMAIYLVELFPTCVRNSATMMLRQALVVGGACCPLIASLGRNVPSLSFAVFGFAMSGLGLFALLLPETKGLSLCDTMEEQEQRDQALKTSHSC, encoded by the coding sequence ATGGCGGATTCGTTGGCACCATTGTTGCCCACCcacattgaagaagatgaagacacTTCTTCACCTCTGACTTTCGACAAGATCCTCGAGAAAAGCTTGTCTGATTTCGGATTCTCGCAGTTCTTACAGATAGTTCTCGTTGGGCTCGCGCTAACCTTTGACTCTCAGCAGATATTCATCACCGTCTTCACAGATGCATATCCCACGTGGCACTGTCTTGACCACACGATCTGCAATCCGGCAACTACCGATATCTGTAAGATTCCCCGGTCAGCTTGGGATTGGGACGGTGGTTTCAAAGGTAAATCAGTCATTTCAGAGTTCGATCTCGAGTGCTCCAGCTCCTTCCTCAGAAGTCTACCTAGTTCAACTTTTTATGTGGGTTCTATCGTTGGTGGAGTCGTTTTGGCTATGATCCCTGACGGTTCCTTGGGACGGAAgcaacttctttttttctcgaGTTTCGCAATGTCACTCACTGGAATCTCTATTTTCTTATCCTCCAACATATGGATCTACTCCTTCTTAAAGTTTGTGATCGGATTCGCGCGTTCTCAGACCGGGACATACGCGTTAGTTCTGATAAGTGAGCGAATTTCCACCAAATGGAGACCGCGAGCTACTATGGTTCCGTTTACTCTGTTTGTGTTAGGGTTCATGTCGTTGTCTGGAATCGCTTACCTTGTCCGACACGCTTCTTGGAAAGTTCTCTATCTATGCACATCCATTCCTGCAGGAATCCACAGTATTTTCATCTATTTCTTTGCCCTAGAGTCACCGCGTTGGCTCCATTTGGAAGGGAAGAACAAAGAAGCCATTGAAGTGCTCAAACGGATTTCACCTGCAAATAGAGGTTACTTGGAATCCGTATCTTCGAGGTTACGTCCAAAAGAAACACTAGAGCAAACTTCAAGCTACTCAATCAAAGACTTGTTCATTATAAAATGGGCTTTTCGAAGAGTCACACTTGTTATGATCATAATGTTTGGGTTGGGAATGTCGTATTATGGAGTTCCATTAGCGGTTAGAGACATAAAAGTGAACATTTATATGAGCGAAGCCCTAAACGCCATGGTGGAGTTACCAACATTTGTTGTTACACCGATCTTGCTCGAGCAATTCAGCAGGAGAAGCTCTGTGCTTGTAAATTGCTTAATTGGAGGAGCATCAGGAGTGCTCTGTTTCGTAATGAGCCTTTACGGAAGAACAAAAATCGCTTTTGCTCTCGAACTCGGTTCTTTCTTCTGCGCTAGGATTGGATTCAATTTAATGGCGATTTATTTGGTTGAGTTATTTCCTACATGCGTGAGGAATAGTGCAACAATGATGCTTAGACAAGCGCTTGTGGTTGGAGGAGCTTGTTGCCCACTCATTGCTTCGCTTGGAAGAAATGTGCCGTCACTCTCTTTTGCAGTTTTCGGATTTGCAATGTCGGGTCTCGGGTTATTCGCTTTGCTTCTTCCTGAGACCAAAGGGTTAAGTCTTTGTGATACAATGGAAGAGCAAGAGCAAAGAGACCAAGCCTTGAAGACTAGCCATAGTTGCTGA